One Zootoca vivipara chromosome 9, rZooViv1.1, whole genome shotgun sequence DNA window includes the following coding sequences:
- the LOC118079055 gene encoding ferritin heavy chain A-like yields the protein MSSQVCQNFHADCEATLNQLVNLELYASYVYLSMSYHFDRDDVALCHMAKFLKEQSEEKWEDAEKFLKYQNKRGGRILLKDLKKPEKDEWGNSLDALQCALQLEKKVNQALLDLHKLATEKGDPHLCDFLESKFLEEEVKVIKQLGDHLTNLRRLGLPQNGPGEYLFDKLTLKSSS from the exons ATGTCTTCTCAGGTGTGCCAGAACTTCCATGCTGACTGTGAAGCTACCTTGAACCAACTGGTGAATTTGGAGCTGTATGCAAGCTATGTTTATCTGTCCATG tcCTACCACTTTGACCGGGATGATGTTGCCTTGTGTCACATGGCCAAGTTCCTGAAGGAGCAGTCCGAAGAAAAGTGGGAGGATGCAGAGAAGTTCCTGAAATACCAGAACAAGAGAGGGGGGCGCATCTTGCTGAAGGACCTCAAG AAGCCGGAGAAGGACGAGTGGGGCAACAGCCTGGATGCCCTGCAGTGTGCCCTGCAgctggagaaaaaggtgaaccAGGCCTTGCTGGACCTGCACAAGCTGGCAACAGAGAAGGGCGACCCTCAT CTGTGTGACTTCCTGGAGTCCAAGTTCCTGGAGGAAGAGGTGAAGGTCATCAAGCAGCTGGGAGACCACCTCACGAACCTGCGGCGCCTGGGACTGCCCCAGAATGGCCCAGGGGAGTACCTGTTTGACAAGCTCACTTTGAAGAGCAGCAGCTGA